A single region of the Marinobacter nanhaiticus D15-8W genome encodes:
- the rpmE gene encoding 50S ribosomal protein L31 — protein MKEGIHPKYVDITATCSCGNVIQTRSTVGHDMQIDVCSQCHPFYTGKQKVMDTAGRIDRFQKRFGGRIKKGG, from the coding sequence ATGAAAGAAGGTATCCATCCCAAGTATGTCGACATTACCGCGACCTGCAGCTGCGGTAACGTCATCCAGACCCGCTCCACCGTCGGTCACGATATGCAGATCGACGTCTGCTCCCAGTGCCACCCGTTCTATACGGGTAAGCAGAAGGTGATGGACACGGCGGGTCGTATCGATCGTTTCCAGAAGCGTTTCGGTGGCCGGATCAAGAAAGGCGGCTGA